In the Streptomyces sp. BHT-5-2 genome, one interval contains:
- a CDS encoding response regulator transcription factor — MNQHPVPSAPAPSAAGPDAPLRVFILDDHEVVRRGVRDLLEAEDDIEVVGEAGDARQALARVPVVRPQVAVLDVRLGGTDGPDGDHEGIGVCRELRARVPELACLMLTSFDDDEALFDAIMAGAAGYVLKQIDGPALVHAVRTVAAGESMLDPRTASRVMERLRGPGRDQEPAAPSVLDKLSPREQEVLELIGEGLTNRQIADRLYLAEKTIKNRVSAILSKLGVGRRVQAAMVAERLKEPRV, encoded by the coding sequence ATGAACCAGCACCCCGTCCCGTCCGCCCCCGCCCCGTCCGCAGCCGGACCGGACGCGCCGCTGCGGGTCTTCATCCTCGACGACCACGAGGTGGTGCGCCGTGGCGTCCGGGACCTCCTGGAGGCGGAGGACGACATCGAGGTGGTGGGGGAGGCGGGGGACGCCCGCCAGGCCCTCGCCCGGGTGCCGGTGGTCCGGCCCCAGGTGGCCGTCCTCGACGTGCGGCTGGGCGGTACGGACGGGCCCGACGGCGACCACGAGGGGATCGGGGTCTGCCGGGAGCTGCGGGCCCGGGTGCCGGAGCTGGCCTGTCTGATGCTGACGTCCTTCGACGACGACGAGGCGCTCTTCGACGCCATCATGGCCGGGGCGGCCGGCTATGTGCTCAAGCAGATCGACGGCCCGGCACTGGTGCATGCGGTCCGCACGGTCGCCGCGGGGGAGTCGATGCTGGACCCGCGCACCGCGTCGCGGGTCATGGAGCGGCTGCGCGGCCCGGGCCGCGACCAGGAGCCGGCGGCGCCGTCCGTGCTCGACAAGCTCTCCCCGCGCGAGCAGGAGGTACTGGAGCTGATCGGCGAGGGGTTGACGAACCGTCAGATAGCCGACCGGCTGTACCTCGCCGAGAAGACGATCAAGAACCGGGTCTCCGCGATCCTGTCCAAGCTGGGCGTCGGCCGCCGGGTCCAGGCCGCGATGGTCGCCGAACGGCTGAAGGAGCCGCGGGTGTGA
- a CDS encoding GNAT family N-acetyltransferase, which produces MSDLRFLQPVTDDELTDWQHVHNTIIPTHLLSLDDVRERSRRHRLEVAYLGDELVGCSTVRPPEDDTRTATVIARVLAAHRGRGFGAELYARGLDRARESGAQVVETVVLSSNEDGLRFAQQHGFVELERYVLPGETVPWIDLRLS; this is translated from the coding sequence ATGTCCGATCTTCGATTCCTCCAGCCGGTCACCGACGACGAACTCACCGACTGGCAGCACGTCCACAACACGATCATCCCCACCCATCTGCTGTCCCTGGACGACGTACGGGAACGGTCCCGGCGGCACCGTCTGGAGGTCGCCTACCTCGGCGACGAGCTGGTGGGCTGCAGCACGGTGCGCCCACCGGAGGACGACACCCGTACGGCGACGGTCATCGCCCGTGTGCTCGCCGCCCACCGCGGGCGCGGCTTCGGGGCGGAGCTCTACGCCCGCGGACTGGACCGGGCCCGGGAATCGGGAGCGCAGGTCGTCGAGACCGTCGTCCTGTCGTCGAACGAGGACGGCCTGCGGTTCGCGCAACAGCACGGCTTCGTCGAACTGGAACGCTATGTGCTGCCGGGCGAGACCGTCCCCTGGATCGACCTGCGGCTGAGCTGA
- a CDS encoding putative quinol monooxygenase, translated as MSFFVRARFDVRDEQREEFEKLACALRELAEAEPGTLVYRWFSAGAGRYLVLEEYADTAAAMAHQKRAAQLLARVGACAELAFAELHGEIGPGIREWVHEHPQATVYPEWTGDRTPSGSR; from the coding sequence ATGAGCTTCTTCGTACGTGCGCGGTTCGACGTCCGGGACGAACAGCGGGAGGAATTCGAGAAGTTGGCGTGCGCCCTGCGCGAGCTGGCGGAGGCGGAACCGGGCACGCTCGTCTACCGGTGGTTCTCGGCCGGCGCCGGCAGGTATCTGGTCCTGGAGGAGTACGCCGACACGGCCGCGGCCATGGCGCACCAGAAGCGCGCGGCGCAACTCCTGGCCCGGGTCGGGGCGTGTGCGGAGCTGGCCTTCGCCGAACTCCACGGCGAGATCGGCCCCGGGATCCGGGAGTGGGTGCACGAGCATCCGCAGGCGACGGTGTACCCGGAGTGGACGGGCGACCGCACGCCGTCCGGCAGCCGGTGA
- a CDS encoding GAF domain-containing protein, whose amino-acid sequence MRSLLDAVMGLGRGLELPQVLRGIVEAAVTLTDAEYGALGVVGDGQLAQFLPVGMSDELIGLIGRTPCGHGTLGELIRNPAPLRLTDLSRHPHSYGFPANHPPMRTFLGVPVRVRDEVFGNLYLTEKRGGGSFDEDDEAVVTTLSIAAGVAIDNARMYHESRRRERWLEALGEITRSLLSGTDADDVLRLIAERAREVAGADCAAILLPSAASAEQLTVSVACGTGASRIVGLRVPADGSLPGMAVRSGRPVVTADLRADPRAYLLGSDAGGGSGDALDGEAAGHGTAYGPAVAVPLQVDTGRGALRLSRLTGRPAFDDAEVTLISGFADQAVIALELARRRAESEELTVLHDRDRIARDLHDLAIQRLFATGITLQSATRLIERPEAADRVGRAVNDLDTTIKIIRSTIFGLRSTGDDRGGRGLRRDLTETVQRAAGPLGFTPALRIEGPVDAAVPDELAGHLLAVAAEALSNAARHAGARSLDVAVAVTADELALTVTDDGVGVGAAAHTGGLANMRARAAMHGGRLAVEAPEGGGTRIVWCVPLPG is encoded by the coding sequence GTGCGCAGCCTGCTCGACGCGGTGATGGGCCTGGGCCGGGGGCTGGAACTCCCGCAGGTGCTGCGGGGCATCGTGGAGGCGGCGGTCACCCTCACCGACGCGGAATACGGGGCACTGGGGGTGGTCGGCGACGGACAGTTGGCGCAGTTCCTGCCCGTGGGCATGTCGGACGAGCTGATCGGGCTGATCGGCCGGACGCCGTGCGGCCACGGCACCCTCGGGGAGCTGATCCGCAATCCCGCGCCGCTGCGGCTCACCGACCTGTCCAGGCATCCGCACAGCTACGGCTTTCCGGCCAACCACCCGCCGATGCGGACCTTCCTCGGGGTGCCGGTCCGGGTACGCGACGAGGTGTTCGGCAATCTCTACCTCACCGAGAAGCGGGGCGGCGGCTCGTTCGACGAGGACGACGAGGCGGTGGTGACCACCCTGTCCATCGCCGCGGGGGTGGCGATCGACAACGCCCGTATGTACCACGAGAGTCGGCGCCGGGAGCGGTGGTTGGAGGCGCTGGGCGAGATCACCCGCAGTCTGCTGTCCGGTACGGACGCCGACGACGTGCTGCGGCTGATCGCCGAGCGGGCGCGGGAGGTCGCCGGTGCGGACTGCGCGGCGATCCTGCTGCCGTCTGCCGCGTCCGCGGAACAGTTGACGGTGTCGGTGGCGTGCGGGACGGGCGCGAGCCGGATCGTCGGGCTGCGGGTGCCGGCCGACGGCTCGCTGCCCGGTATGGCGGTGCGCAGCGGCCGGCCGGTGGTCACCGCGGATCTGCGGGCCGACCCGCGGGCGTATCTGCTCGGTTCGGACGCCGGCGGCGGGAGCGGGGACGCGCTGGACGGGGAGGCCGCGGGCCACGGCACGGCATACGGGCCGGCCGTCGCCGTCCCGCTCCAGGTGGACACCGGCCGTGGCGCCCTGCGGCTGAGCCGCCTGACCGGCCGGCCGGCGTTCGACGACGCCGAGGTCACCCTGATATCGGGCTTCGCCGACCAGGCCGTGATCGCCCTGGAACTCGCCCGCCGACGGGCCGAGTCGGAGGAGCTGACGGTCCTCCACGACCGCGACCGGATCGCCCGCGATCTGCACGACCTCGCCATCCAGCGGCTGTTCGCCACCGGTATCACGCTACAGAGCGCGACCCGGCTGATCGAGCGGCCGGAGGCGGCCGATCGGGTCGGGCGCGCGGTGAACGACCTGGACACCACCATAAAGATCATCCGGTCCACGATCTTCGGGCTGCGGTCGACCGGAGACGACAGGGGCGGCCGGGGGCTGCGCCGGGACCTCACCGAGACCGTGCAGCGGGCGGCCGGACCGCTCGGCTTCACCCCGGCGTTGCGGATCGAGGGCCCGGTGGACGCCGCGGTCCCCGACGAACTGGCCGGGCATCTGCTGGCGGTGGCCGCCGAGGCCCTCAGCAACGCCGCCCGGCACGCCGGCGCCCGCAGCCTGGACGTGGCCGTGGCGGTGACCGCGGACGAGCTGGCGCTGACGGTGACGGACGACGGGGTGGGGGTCGGAGCGGCCGCGCACACCGGGGGCCTGGCCAACATGCGGGCCCGCGCCGCGATGCACGGCGGCCGGCTGGCCGTCGAGGCGCCGGAGGGCGGCGGCACCCGCATCGTGTGGTGCGTGCCGCTGCCCGGCTGA